Proteins from a genomic interval of Mesobacillus sp. S13:
- a CDS encoding YqzK family protein, which produces MKSWFGLVLHTLKVFILFTGCTILFYYGIMWINEEYESYHRYDAPEGAAIKVSGTFDEEKGSMFERLLLFYLNGE; this is translated from the coding sequence ATGAAATCGTGGTTTGGATTGGTCCTGCATACATTAAAGGTGTTTATATTATTCACTGGATGCACAATCTTATTTTATTATGGTATCATGTGGATTAACGAAGAGTATGAGAGTTATCATCGATATGACGCACCAGAAGGAGCGGCTATAAAGGTGTCAGGAACTTTTGATGAAGAAAAGGGAAGTATGTTTGAAAGGCTTCTAC
- a CDS encoding Fur family transcriptional regulator produces the protein MENRIERIKKQLHSSSYKLTPQREATVRVLLEHEEDHLSAEDVYLLVKEKSPEIGLATVYRTLELLTELKIVDKINFGDGVSRYDLRQEGAAHFHHHLVCIECGAVDEIQDDLLEDVEEIVERDWNFKIKDHRLTFHGICHRCQEKETTETDE, from the coding sequence ATGGAAAACAGAATTGAGAGAATCAAGAAACAGCTGCATTCGTCCAGCTATAAATTAACGCCGCAGCGTGAAGCTACTGTTCGCGTGTTGCTTGAACATGAAGAAGACCACTTGAGCGCGGAAGATGTTTATTTGCTTGTCAAAGAGAAATCTCCTGAGATCGGTTTGGCAACAGTATACCGGACACTTGAACTGCTGACTGAACTGAAAATTGTCGATAAGATCAACTTCGGCGATGGTGTATCTCGTTACGATCTCCGCCAGGAAGGCGCTGCCCATTTCCACCATCATCTCGTCTGCATCGAATGCGGAGCAGTGGATGAAATCCAGGACGACCTTCTTGAAGATGTGGAAGAGATCGTTGAAAGAGACTGGAATTTTAAAATCAAAGATCACCGCCTGACTTTCCACGGCATTTGCCATAGATGTCAGGAAAAAGAAACAACTGAAACTGATGAATGA
- the spoIIM gene encoding stage II sporulation protein M: protein MKKRRYQDVAVTHLREYSSIYLFVIVLFLMGVIFGAIIVNSLSFTQKEDLFYYLSQFFGQAASGKVADGKDLFLQSFLHNGKFIGLIWILGVSIIGLPVILILLFMKGMVVGFTVGFLVNQMQWDGFLLSFVSILPQNFIIIPVFIITATMAVTFSLKMIRNQFMKKINQPIMPQFFRYIFAFVAALVFLAMAAGVEAYLSPALLKAVINSVN, encoded by the coding sequence ATGAAGAAACGAAGGTACCAGGACGTCGCAGTAACCCATTTAAGAGAATATTCCTCAATCTATCTTTTTGTCATTGTCCTGTTTTTGATGGGAGTCATATTTGGGGCCATAATAGTGAATAGCCTCAGCTTCACTCAAAAAGAGGATTTATTCTATTATTTATCGCAGTTCTTTGGCCAGGCCGCATCCGGAAAAGTAGCGGACGGAAAAGATTTATTTTTGCAAAGCTTTTTACACAATGGGAAATTCATTGGACTGATCTGGATTCTTGGAGTTTCAATCATAGGGCTTCCAGTCATACTGATTCTGCTTTTCATGAAAGGGATGGTTGTTGGCTTCACGGTCGGCTTTCTTGTTAACCAGATGCAATGGGACGGATTTCTTTTATCTTTTGTTTCCATCCTTCCGCAAAACTTCATTATTATCCCGGTATTCATCATAACAGCAACAATGGCGGTGACTTTTTCATTGAAAATGATCAGGAACCAATTTATGAAGAAAATCAACCAGCCAATCATGCCGCAATTCTTCAGATATATCTTTGCGTTTGTCGCTGCGCTTGTTTTCCTGGCTATGGCGGCAGGAGTGGAGGCGTATTTGTCTCCAGCACTGTTGAAGGCGGTCATCAACTCCGTTAATTAA
- a CDS encoding endonuclease Q family protein gives MEEYFVDLHIHIGRARSGRAVKITGAKSLTFSNIIRHARDYKGLNMIGVIDSHSPEVLDEMEELLKAGELQEHPEGGLNYGGMSVILGSELEINDESTQGPIHVLCYLPTLQKMRTFSDWLANHLKNIHLSSQRVYVSGHVLQKKVKELSGIFIPAHVFTPFKSLYGKGVRNSLAEVFDADLIDGIELGLSSDTNMADQLAELHRYTFVTNSDAHSLAKIAREYQKIVMAEPSFRELGLALSKAEGRGIRANYGLDPQLGKYHRTVCADCLTYSPVFDEACSVCGSDKKIKGVADRILELRTSEENNYDERPPYIHQVPLEFIPGLGPKMLEKLMNHFGTEMAVLHSVPFDSLKQVIPEKTAITIDKARKGQLAFHAGGGGKYGKITD, from the coding sequence ATGGAGGAATACTTCGTTGATCTGCACATCCATATTGGCAGGGCGAGATCAGGAAGAGCTGTTAAAATCACGGGTGCAAAATCACTCACATTCAGCAATATAATCCGCCACGCAAGGGATTATAAAGGATTGAATATGATCGGGGTCATTGACAGCCATTCACCGGAAGTGTTAGATGAAATGGAAGAGTTGCTTAAAGCAGGTGAGCTGCAGGAACATCCAGAGGGTGGACTGAATTATGGCGGGATGAGTGTGATCCTTGGTTCCGAGCTTGAGATAAATGATGAAAGCACTCAGGGTCCAATTCATGTATTATGCTATCTGCCAACTCTCCAAAAGATGAGAACTTTTTCAGATTGGCTCGCAAACCACTTGAAAAATATTCATTTGAGCTCCCAAAGAGTGTATGTTTCTGGCCATGTTTTGCAAAAAAAGGTTAAGGAACTTAGTGGTATTTTCATCCCTGCTCATGTATTTACGCCCTTTAAAAGCTTATACGGAAAAGGGGTCAGGAATTCTCTTGCAGAGGTGTTCGATGCAGACCTGATTGATGGAATTGAATTAGGCTTAAGCTCAGATACAAACATGGCAGACCAGCTGGCTGAGCTTCACCGTTATACGTTCGTGACGAATTCCGACGCCCATTCACTTGCAAAAATCGCGAGAGAATACCAGAAGATTGTAATGGCTGAACCATCTTTCCGAGAACTGGGACTTGCACTAAGCAAAGCGGAAGGCAGGGGGATCAGAGCAAATTATGGTCTGGATCCTCAGCTCGGAAAGTATCACCGCACGGTCTGTGCAGATTGCCTTACATACAGTCCAGTATTTGATGAAGCGTGCTCTGTTTGCGGATCTGATAAAAAGATAAAGGGTGTTGCTGACAGAATACTGGAACTAAGGACTTCTGAGGAAAATAATTATGATGAAAGGCCACCATATATCCACCAGGTGCCGCTCGAATTCATACCAGGGCTGGGTCCGAAAATGCTAGAAAAGCTCATGAATCATTTTGGTACAGAAATGGCCGTCCTTCATTCAGTGCCATTTGACTCCTTAAAACAGGTCATTCCTGAAAAAACTGCTATAACGATAGATAAGGCTAGAAAAGGCCAACTTGCGTTTCACGCAGGCGGTGGAGGAAAATACGGTAAGATAACTGATTAA
- a CDS encoding NUDIX hydrolase, whose protein sequence is MKSLEEKTLKTEQIFTGKVISLQVDDVELPNGKTSKREIVKHPGAVAVIPVTADNKIIMVEQYRKALERTIIEIPAGKLEAGENPEICAARELEEETGYECANMEWLISFYTSPGFADEIIHVYRATGLAKKANPAAADEDEFVNLLEITLEEAIQLVKEQKIFDAKTAYAVQHLQLQEALDK, encoded by the coding sequence ATGAAATCGCTTGAGGAAAAAACATTGAAGACAGAGCAGATTTTCACAGGAAAGGTCATAAGCCTGCAGGTAGACGATGTAGAATTGCCGAATGGAAAAACATCAAAAAGGGAAATCGTCAAGCATCCAGGGGCAGTAGCGGTCATTCCGGTCACTGCTGATAATAAAATCATCATGGTGGAACAATATAGGAAGGCTCTTGAACGGACAATCATTGAGATCCCTGCTGGCAAGCTGGAGGCAGGAGAAAATCCCGAAATTTGTGCGGCACGTGAGCTTGAGGAAGAGACTGGTTATGAATGTGCCAACATGGAATGGCTGATCTCCTTCTATACTTCCCCGGGGTTCGCAGATGAGATTATCCATGTATATAGAGCAACTGGGCTTGCTAAAAAGGCCAATCCAGCGGCAGCCGACGAGGATGAGTTTGTCAATTTGCTGGAAATAACCCTTGAAGAGGCGATCCAGCTTGTGAAAGAACAAAAAATCTTTGATGCCAAAACAGCATATGCAGTCCAGCATCTGCAATTGCAGGAAGCGTTGGATAAGTAA
- the mciZ gene encoding Z-ring formation inhibitor MciZ has translation MKIYVHGQGITLAGKAWEIKTILKEYGKKHELVKDWVDAVNQHTRRPE, from the coding sequence ATGAAAATTTACGTCCATGGCCAGGGAATCACTCTTGCTGGAAAGGCGTGGGAAATCAAAACCATCTTAAAAGAGTATGGAAAAAAGCATGAGCTTGTTAAAGATTGGGTAGACGCTGTCAATCAGCATACACGCCGGCCTGAATAG
- a CDS encoding aldo/keto reductase, whose amino-acid sequence MKRRKLGTSDLFVSEIGLGCMSLGKDLSKAQGVVEAALEEGINYFDTADLYDFGENEKIVGQVLKNVREQVVIATKAGNRWTDEKDSWTWDPSKAYIKEAVKQSLKRLDTDYIDLYQLHGGTIEDNIDETIEAFEELKDEGYIKFYGISSIRPNVIREYAQKSNIVSVMMQLSILDRRPEEVALPLLQDKNISVVTRGTVAKGMLSDRMLEKAAAKGYLDYSYDELAVILPLLKEKVASSRSLAEVAIQYNLAQPAVASVVAGASTPEQIKENARAAGSNSLSAEEIQLIKSITKANKYEQHR is encoded by the coding sequence ATGAAGAGACGGAAACTGGGTACATCTGATCTGTTTGTCAGCGAAATCGGCCTCGGTTGTATGTCGCTTGGGAAGGATCTCTCAAAGGCACAGGGGGTCGTTGAAGCTGCCCTAGAAGAAGGAATCAACTATTTTGATACCGCTGATTTGTACGACTTCGGGGAGAATGAAAAGATAGTCGGACAAGTCTTAAAGAATGTCAGAGAGCAAGTCGTCATCGCTACAAAGGCCGGCAATCGCTGGACTGACGAGAAAGACAGCTGGACTTGGGATCCCTCAAAAGCTTATATCAAAGAGGCCGTCAAGCAAAGTTTGAAAAGATTGGATACTGATTATATTGATCTGTACCAGCTTCATGGCGGGACAATTGAAGATAATATCGATGAAACTATCGAGGCCTTTGAAGAATTAAAAGATGAAGGCTATATTAAATTTTATGGGATATCTTCCATTAGACCAAATGTCATTCGAGAATATGCTCAAAAATCAAACATAGTCTCGGTCATGATGCAGCTCAGCATACTGGACCGCCGCCCGGAAGAAGTTGCGCTCCCGCTTCTTCAGGATAAAAACATCAGTGTGGTAACGAGAGGGACGGTCGCTAAAGGCATGCTCAGTGACAGGATGCTAGAGAAAGCAGCTGCCAAAGGGTATCTCGATTACAGTTATGACGAATTGGCTGTGATCCTTCCTTTATTGAAAGAGAAGGTCGCTTCATCAAGATCACTTGCTGAAGTCGCCATTCAATATAATTTAGCCCAACCTGCCGTAGCTTCCGTTGTCGCAGGAGCAAGCACACCTGAACAAATCAAGGAAAATGCCAGGGCTGCAGGCTCCAATTCCCTGTCTGCTGAAGAAATCCAATTGATTAAGTCCATTACGAAGGCAAATAAATATGAACAGCATAGATAA